One genomic segment of Terrihabitans soli includes these proteins:
- the tmk gene encoding dTMP kinase, translating to MTAGRRRFITFEGGEGAGKSTQVDRLAARLRARGQEVVTTREPGGSPTAEKFRNIVLSGQAKQFGAFAETTLFAAARLDHLRETIEPALRRGAWVICDRFMDSTRAYQGALGKIKPGVMRALEFVTVGDTVPGLTLLLDLPPEDGLKRAAKRGMGRRADRFESEDIDYHRSLRRAFLDIAAEEPKRIHTIDAQKSPDEVAQAVWDDVAKTFALEKSRV from the coding sequence ATGACCGCGGGGCGCCGCCGCTTCATCACGTTCGAAGGCGGCGAGGGCGCCGGCAAGAGCACGCAGGTCGATCGCCTTGCGGCAAGGCTGCGCGCCCGCGGCCAGGAAGTCGTGACGACGCGCGAGCCGGGCGGCTCGCCGACCGCCGAGAAATTCCGCAACATCGTTCTGTCCGGACAGGCCAAGCAGTTCGGCGCTTTCGCCGAGACGACTCTGTTTGCGGCGGCAAGGCTCGATCATCTGCGCGAAACCATCGAACCGGCGCTCCGCCGCGGCGCCTGGGTGATCTGCGACCGCTTCATGGATTCGACGCGCGCCTATCAGGGCGCGCTCGGCAAAATCAAACCCGGCGTCATGCGCGCGCTCGAATTCGTCACCGTCGGCGACACGGTGCCGGGGCTGACTCTGCTACTCGATCTGCCGCCGGAAGATGGGCTGAAGCGCGCCGCCAAGCGCGGCATGGGCCGCAGGGCCGACCGGTTCGAAAGCGAAGACATAGATTATCACCGTTCGCTGCGCCGCGCCTTCCTCGACATCGCCGCCGAAGAGCCGAAGCGCATCCACACCATCGACGCCCAGAAATCGCCGGACGAAGTCGCCCAGGCGGTATGGGACGATGTGGCGAAAACCTTCGCGCTCGAAAAGTCCCGCGTATGA
- a CDS encoding DNA polymerase III subunit delta', translated as MSDGELLDHDRLDEAPHPRATFHLIGHKAAEQTLLDAYRSGRMHHAWIIGGEEGIGKATLAYRLARFIFAHPEPAAPDVVEAKDLEVDPNVPAARRMAQQAHPDLFVLKRGLTKDGRSLMGEISVAEARRAVNFFSTTAGEGGWRITIVDTADDLNTNAANALLKVLEEPPPRSLFLILSSAPKRLLPTIRSRCRTLLLKPLSDEDVTGVLKNLPELAGDTDPDELSRIAGAAQGSVRRAAALLAEDSLALHDQIAALLNRLPDLDPSALHALAEKLAGREGTASFELFIGAIQDWLHERLTLGAARQDARLAAWATVWEKTGRAAREAEIYNLDRRPLVFAIFSDLAAAQRG; from the coding sequence ATGAGCGACGGCGAACTCCTCGATCACGACCGGCTGGACGAGGCGCCGCATCCGCGCGCCACTTTCCATCTCATCGGCCACAAAGCCGCCGAGCAGACTTTGCTCGACGCCTACCGCTCCGGCCGCATGCACCATGCCTGGATCATCGGCGGAGAAGAGGGGATCGGCAAAGCGACGCTCGCTTACCGTCTCGCCCGCTTCATCTTCGCCCATCCCGAACCCGCCGCACCGGATGTCGTGGAAGCCAAAGATCTCGAGGTTGATCCGAACGTGCCCGCCGCACGGCGCATGGCGCAGCAGGCGCATCCCGATCTCTTCGTTCTGAAGCGCGGGCTCACCAAAGACGGCCGCTCGCTGATGGGCGAGATTTCGGTCGCGGAAGCGCGCCGCGCCGTGAACTTCTTTTCGACGACGGCGGGCGAGGGCGGCTGGCGCATCACGATCGTCGATACCGCCGACGACCTCAACACCAATGCCGCAAACGCTCTGCTCAAGGTTCTGGAAGAGCCGCCGCCGCGCTCGCTGTTTCTCATCCTGTCGTCGGCGCCCAAGCGCCTGCTGCCGACGATCCGCTCGCGCTGCCGCACGCTGCTTCTGAAGCCGCTGTCCGATGAAGACGTGACCGGCGTTCTGAAAAACCTGCCCGAGCTCGCCGGTGACACCGATCCGGACGAGCTTTCGCGGATCGCCGGGGCGGCACAAGGCTCAGTGCGGCGGGCGGCCGCCCTTCTGGCCGAGGACAGCCTTGCTCTTCACGACCAGATCGCGGCCCTTCTGAACCGCCTGCCGGATCTCGACCCGAGCGCCCTTCATGCCCTGGCTGAAAAGCTGGCGGGACGGGAAGGAACAGCCTCTTTCGAGCTCTTCATCGGAGCCATTCAGGACTGGCTTCATGAGCGGCTAACCCTCGGAGCCGCAAGGCAAGATGCCCGCCTTGCGGCCTGGGCAACCGTATGGGAGAAAACCGGCCGTGCAGCCCGTGAGGCCGAGATCTACAATCTCGACAGACGCCCGCTGGTCTTTGCGATCTTTTCCGATCTCGCCGCAGCTCAGCGCGGCTGA
- the metG gene encoding methionine--tRNA ligase, whose product MADKSYYITTAIAYPNGAPHIGHAYEAIATDVIARFQRLDGKDVFFMTGADEHGIKMLQTAQKAGITPAELVEKNVPQFQAMCERLNIGFDRYIRTTEPAHHKSSQAIWEKMEKAGDIYLDTYAGWYSVRDEAFYAEDETTLNGDMRVGPQGTPVEWVEEKSYFFKLSAYQDRLLKLYADIPDFIGPDARRNEIVSFVKGGLQDLSISRTTFDWGIKVPGAPEHIMYVWVDALTNYITGVGYPDTDSASFKKFWPADVHIIGKDIIRFHAVYWPAFLMSAGLEIPKRVYAHGFLFNKGEKMSKSVGNVIDPFTLADAYGVDPVRYFFLREVPFGQDGNYSHEAIVQRINADLANDLGNLAQRSLSMIGKNCGAKVPQPGDFSEADKAIIASADALIAEARGAMKQFALHTMLGSIWKVVADANRYFASEEPWKLKDNPARRDTVLYTTIEVLRTVAILTLAVTPTASGKLLDLLGVPEGARTFASLGEGGRLKAGTDLPAPAPIFPRYVEPEAEA is encoded by the coding sequence ATGGCCGACAAGAGCTATTACATCACCACCGCGATCGCCTATCCGAACGGCGCGCCGCATATCGGCCACGCCTATGAGGCGATTGCGACCGATGTGATCGCGCGCTTCCAGCGCCTCGACGGCAAAGACGTGTTCTTCATGACGGGCGCCGACGAGCACGGCATCAAGATGCTGCAGACGGCGCAGAAGGCAGGCATCACGCCGGCCGAACTCGTCGAAAAGAACGTCCCGCAATTTCAGGCCATGTGCGAGCGGCTGAACATCGGCTTCGACCGCTATATCCGCACGACCGAACCCGCCCATCACAAAAGCTCCCAGGCGATCTGGGAGAAGATGGAGAAAGCGGGCGATATCTATCTTGACACCTATGCCGGCTGGTATTCGGTGCGCGACGAGGCGTTTTACGCTGAAGACGAAACCACGCTGAACGGCGATATGCGCGTCGGCCCGCAAGGCACGCCTGTCGAATGGGTCGAAGAGAAGAGCTATTTCTTCAAGCTGTCCGCCTATCAGGACCGCTTGCTCAAGCTCTATGCCGACATTCCCGATTTCATCGGGCCGGATGCGCGGCGCAACGAGATCGTCAGTTTCGTGAAGGGCGGGCTGCAGGATCTCTCCATCAGCCGCACGACGTTCGACTGGGGCATCAAAGTGCCCGGCGCACCCGAACACATCATGTATGTGTGGGTCGACGCCCTGACAAACTATATCACCGGCGTCGGCTATCCCGATACGGACTCCGCGTCCTTCAAGAAATTCTGGCCCGCCGATGTTCACATCATCGGCAAGGACATTATCCGTTTCCACGCCGTCTACTGGCCGGCCTTCCTGATGTCGGCCGGGCTCGAAATTCCGAAGCGCGTGTACGCACACGGATTTTTGTTCAACAAGGGCGAGAAGATGTCGAAGTCGGTCGGCAATGTGATCGACCCCTTCACTTTGGCCGACGCTTACGGCGTCGATCCGGTGCGCTATTTCTTCCTGCGCGAAGTGCCGTTCGGCCAGGACGGCAATTACAGCCATGAAGCCATCGTCCAGCGCATCAATGCCGATCTCGCCAACGATCTCGGCAATCTTGCGCAACGTTCGCTGTCGATGATCGGCAAGAATTGCGGCGCGAAAGTTCCGCAGCCGGGCGACTTCAGCGAAGCCGACAAGGCCATCATCGCCTCCGCCGATGCGCTGATCGCAGAGGCGCGGGGTGCCATGAAGCAATTCGCGCTGCACACAATGCTGGGATCGATCTGGAAGGTTGTTGCCGACGCCAACCGCTATTTCGCGTCCGAAGAGCCCTGGAAGCTGAAAGACAATCCGGCGCGGCGCGATACGGTTCTTTATACGACGATCGAAGTCCTACGCACCGTCGCGATCCTGACTTTGGCCGTCACGCCAACGGCTTCCGGCAAACTCCTCGATCTTCTCGGCGTGCCGGAAGGGGCCCGCACTTTCGCCTCGCTCGGGGAAGGGGGCCGCCTCAAAGCCGGCACTGATCTTCCGGCGCCCGCGCCTATTTTCCCGCGCTATGTCGAGCCGGAGGCTGAGGCGTGA
- a CDS encoding TatD family hydrolase, translating to MIVDSHCHLDFPDFAKDRDGVVARAKAAGVGAMVTISTRVKKFEQVRDIIESYDNVFGSVGTHPHNADEELDVTVEDLIRFSEHPKIVAIGEAGLDYHYDHSPREAQATGFRTHIAAARQTGLPLVIHAREADEDMIRILEEEAEKGTFPAVLHCFSSGAELARRGVALGHYVSFSGILTFKNSQGVRDIAAEVPADRILVETDAPYLAPMPHRGKTNEPAYTALTAKVLGEVRGWSLDETARRTTENFSNLFKKVPKSALGLSGEAAA from the coding sequence GTGATTGTCGACAGCCATTGCCATCTCGACTTTCCGGACTTCGCCAAGGACCGCGACGGTGTCGTCGCGCGCGCCAAAGCGGCCGGCGTCGGGGCGATGGTGACGATCTCGACGCGGGTGAAGAAGTTCGAGCAGGTACGGGACATCATCGAGAGCTATGACAATGTTTTCGGGTCTGTCGGCACGCATCCACACAATGCCGATGAGGAGCTCGATGTAACGGTCGAGGATCTCATCCGATTCAGCGAGCACCCGAAGATCGTGGCCATCGGCGAAGCAGGGCTCGACTATCACTACGATCATTCGCCGCGCGAGGCGCAGGCGACGGGCTTCCGCACCCATATCGCAGCGGCCCGGCAGACGGGCCTGCCGCTCGTCATCCATGCGCGCGAAGCCGATGAAGACATGATCCGCATCCTCGAAGAGGAAGCGGAAAAGGGCACTTTCCCGGCGGTGCTGCACTGCTTCTCATCGGGCGCGGAACTGGCCCGGCGCGGCGTTGCGCTCGGCCATTACGTCTCGTTTTCGGGCATTCTGACGTTCAAGAATTCTCAGGGTGTGCGCGATATCGCCGCCGAAGTTCCGGCGGATCGCATCCTCGTCGAGACCGATGCGCCCTATCTGGCGCCCATGCCGCATCGCGGCAAAACCAATGAGCCGGCCTATACCGCGCTGACCGCCAAAGTGCTCGGCGAAGTGCGCGGCTGGAGCCTTGATGAGACCGCAAGGCGCACCACAGAAAACTTCTCCAACCTGTTCAAAAAAGTGCCGAAAAGTGCGCTCGGCCTCAGCGGCGAGGCGGCGGCGTGA
- a CDS encoding MBL fold metallo-hydrolase, translating into MSLSVTILGCGSSGGVPRVAQGWGKCDPLEPRNRRRRCSILVKRANERGDVTNVLVDTSPDLREQMIGANVLNLDGVLFTHDHADHTHGIDDLRPYYVQTRKRMDVWLDPGTSPELRQRFSYVFETAPGSDYPPILNEHHMVPGELTNVSGQGGEVSAMPFRLPHGTVEALGLRFGKMAYTPDLSAIPDDALGYLKGLDLWIVDALRIAPHPSHFTLQEALGWIEQLAPKRAVLTNLHTDLDYETLKRSVPENVEPAYDGLTLDFE; encoded by the coding sequence GTGAGCCTGTCCGTCACGATCCTCGGCTGCGGCTCGTCGGGCGGCGTGCCGCGCGTCGCACAGGGCTGGGGCAAATGCGATCCGCTGGAGCCGCGCAACCGCCGCCGGCGCTGTTCGATCCTGGTGAAGCGCGCGAATGAGCGTGGCGATGTCACCAATGTCCTGGTCGACACATCGCCCGATCTGCGCGAGCAGATGATCGGCGCAAACGTCCTCAATCTCGACGGCGTTCTGTTCACGCACGATCATGCCGACCACACGCACGGCATCGACGATCTGAGGCCTTATTACGTTCAGACGCGCAAGCGCATGGATGTGTGGCTCGATCCCGGCACATCGCCCGAACTGCGCCAGCGCTTTTCCTATGTCTTCGAGACAGCGCCGGGCTCGGATTATCCGCCGATCCTCAACGAGCATCACATGGTGCCGGGAGAGCTGACGAACGTTTCAGGACAGGGCGGAGAGGTCTCGGCCATGCCGTTCCGGCTGCCGCACGGCACCGTGGAGGCGCTCGGACTGCGCTTCGGCAAGATGGCCTATACGCCCGATCTCAGCGCCATTCCGGACGACGCTTTGGGCTATCTGAAAGGGCTCGATCTGTGGATCGTCGATGCGCTGCGCATCGCGCCGCATCCGAGCCATTTCACGCTGCAGGAAGCTCTGGGATGGATCGAACAATTGGCGCCCAAACGCGCTGTCCTCACCAATCTGCACACCGATCTCGACTACGAGACGCTCAAGAGAAGCGTGCCGGAGAATGTCGAGCCGGCCTATGACGGCCTGACGCTCGATTTCGAGTGA
- a CDS encoding VOC family protein: MTAKNTICLWYDKDAEAAARFYAATFPNSSMGKVHHAPGDYPSGKTGDVLMVEFTVAGVACIGLNGGPAFKQTEAFSFQISTEDQAETDRYWNAIVGNGGKESDCGWCKDRWGLNWQITPRTLMEAMAAGGSEAKRAFDAMMTMQKIDVAKIDAARRG; this comes from the coding sequence GTGACAGCAAAAAATACGATCTGCCTCTGGTACGACAAAGATGCCGAGGCTGCGGCCCGGTTCTATGCCGCGACGTTTCCCAATAGCTCGATGGGCAAGGTCCATCATGCACCGGGAGACTATCCAAGCGGCAAGACGGGCGATGTGCTGATGGTCGAGTTCACCGTCGCCGGCGTTGCTTGCATCGGCCTCAATGGCGGCCCGGCGTTCAAACAGACCGAGGCTTTTTCCTTCCAGATTTCGACCGAGGACCAGGCGGAGACGGACCGCTATTGGAACGCCATTGTCGGCAATGGCGGCAAGGAAAGCGATTGCGGCTGGTGCAAGGACAGATGGGGTCTCAACTGGCAGATCACGCCGCGCACTTTGATGGAGGCAATGGCGGCGGGCGGGAGCGAAGCCAAGCGCGCCTTCGATGCGATGATGACGATGCAGAAGATCGACGTCGCCAAGATCGATGCGGCGAGGCGCGGATGA
- a CDS encoding metal-dependent hydrolase family protein, giving the protein MISFLRAFLAFSVLVLVLPDAAVAQQPNTILFNNVRVFDGKSPALSGPVNVLIRGTLIDQISSSPIPVDRSAQTRIIDGGGRTLMPGLMDMHWHAMLVRPTPAIMLGSDVGYTTLLAGAEANDTLMRGFTTVRDLAGPAFSLKRAIDEGVLPGPRIYPSGAMISVTGGHGDFRQLTDLPRTPGGPLTRAELIGGSAIADSPDEVRMRAREQLMLGASQIKLSAGGGVASPFSPLDVSTFTEEELRAGVEAAENWGTYVCTHAYTSAAVRRSIAAGVKCIEHGHLMDEETAKLVAEKGIWLSTQPFVDLGGAAALPPPQQAQMRQVVAGTDRLYGFVKKYKIKTAFGTDILFSQALAQRQGHALVDLLRWFTPAEILTMATSTNGELLQMSGLRNPYPGRLGVVEKGALADLLLVDGNPLEKLDLVSDPAKNFLVIMKDGRIFKDTLPN; this is encoded by the coding sequence ATGATCTCGTTTCTTCGCGCTTTTCTCGCGTTTTCGGTCCTGGTTCTAGTCCTTCCGGACGCGGCCGTTGCCCAGCAGCCCAACACCATTCTCTTCAACAATGTCAGGGTTTTCGACGGAAAAAGTCCGGCGCTGTCCGGACCTGTGAATGTGCTGATCCGCGGCACTCTGATCGATCAGATTTCGTCATCTCCCATCCCGGTCGACCGCAGCGCGCAGACCCGCATTATCGACGGAGGCGGGCGGACCTTGATGCCCGGCCTCATGGACATGCACTGGCATGCGATGCTCGTGCGGCCGACGCCGGCCATCATGCTCGGCAGTGATGTCGGCTACACGACGCTGCTGGCCGGGGCGGAAGCAAATGACACTCTGATGCGCGGCTTCACCACCGTGCGCGATCTCGCCGGCCCGGCTTTTTCGCTGAAGCGCGCAATTGATGAAGGCGTTTTGCCGGGGCCGCGCATCTACCCGTCGGGTGCGATGATTTCCGTCACCGGCGGCCATGGCGACTTCCGTCAGCTCACCGATCTGCCGAGAACTCCCGGCGGACCGCTGACCCGTGCGGAGCTGATCGGCGGCAGCGCGATTGCAGACAGTCCAGACGAGGTGCGGATGCGGGCGCGCGAACAGCTGATGCTCGGTGCTTCACAGATCAAGCTTTCCGCGGGTGGGGGCGTCGCCTCGCCTTTCAGCCCGCTCGATGTCTCGACCTTCACCGAGGAAGAGCTGCGCGCCGGGGTCGAAGCCGCGGAAAACTGGGGCACCTATGTCTGCACGCACGCCTATACATCCGCAGCGGTCCGGCGCTCGATCGCTGCCGGCGTCAAATGCATCGAGCACGGCCATCTGATGGACGAAGAGACAGCAAAGCTGGTGGCGGAGAAGGGCATCTGGCTCAGCACGCAGCCCTTTGTCGATCTCGGCGGCGCGGCGGCATTGCCGCCGCCGCAGCAGGCGCAGATGCGCCAGGTCGTCGCCGGCACCGACCGGCTCTATGGCTTCGTCAAGAAGTACAAGATCAAGACCGCGTTCGGGACCGACATCCTGTTCTCGCAGGCTTTAGCGCAGCGCCAGGGGCATGCGCTGGTCGATCTTTTGCGCTGGTTCACGCCGGCCGAGATCCTGACCATGGCGACATCGACAAACGGCGAGCTGCTGCAGATGTCGGGGCTTCGAAATCCGTATCCGGGGAGGCTGGGCGTCGTCGAAAAAGGCGCGCTGGCGGACCTTCTTCTGGTCGACGGAAACCCGCTCGAAAAGCTCGATCTCGTCTCAGATCCGGCGAAGAATTTTCTTGTCATCATGAAGGACGGAAGGATCTTCAAGGACACGCTGCCGAACTAG
- a CDS encoding VOC family protein: MTTPSTPPSTGPIDPGTRIGHVHLKVADLERALGFYVGVLGFQLQQRYGTQAAFISAGGYHHHIGLNTWESLGGPPPAPGTTGLYHTAILYPTRAALADALRRLIAANIPLDGASDHGVSQALYLRDPDGTGVELYWDRPEEEWPRTPDGALAMVTKRLDLDDLLAA, translated from the coding sequence ATGACGACACCTTCCACCCCTCCCTCCACCGGCCCGATCGACCCCGGCACCCGCATCGGCCATGTCCATCTCAAGGTCGCCGATCTTGAGCGCGCACTCGGCTTTTATGTCGGCGTTCTCGGCTTTCAGCTCCAGCAGCGCTATGGCACGCAAGCGGCGTTCATTTCCGCCGGCGGCTATCACCATCACATCGGCCTGAACACCTGGGAAAGCCTTGGCGGTCCGCCGCCCGCTCCCGGAACCACGGGCCTTTATCACACGGCCATTCTCTATCCGACGCGCGCCGCCCTCGCTGATGCGCTGCGTCGCCTAATCGCGGCGAACATCCCGCTTGATGGTGCGAGCGATCATGGCGTCAGCCAGGCGCTGTATCTGCGAGACCCGGACGGCACTGGCGTCGAGCTCTATTGGGACCGGCCGGAAGAAGAATGGCCGCGCACGCCGGACGGCGCGCTCGCTATGGTGACGAAGCGGCTCGACCTCGACGATCTGCTGGCTGCCTGA
- a CDS encoding MOSC domain-containing protein, with the protein MSEPVVDRIYCGKIAPLGPHGAASGIAKHAVEGPWTVTEFGIVGDHQGDTRVHGGPEKAIHHYPREHYEAWRREEPSIALFGDPPGFGENLSTLGLMEDDVCIGDVFRLGGVILQISQGRQPCWRLNAHSGWPELARRVRATARTGWYYRVLQAGTVDPGSRLALAERLQPDWSVGRVMRVMLAHEIDLNELAGIAEIAELSEGWRQTCRKRIAARRPEDWGKRLDAPT; encoded by the coding sequence ATGAGCGAGCCCGTCGTCGACCGGATCTATTGCGGAAAGATTGCGCCGCTCGGACCGCACGGTGCGGCCAGCGGCATCGCCAAACATGCGGTTGAAGGCCCCTGGACGGTGACCGAGTTCGGTATTGTCGGCGATCATCAGGGCGACACCCGCGTTCATGGCGGCCCGGAAAAAGCGATCCATCATTATCCGCGCGAACATTATGAGGCGTGGAGGAGGGAGGAGCCCTCCATCGCCTTGTTCGGCGATCCGCCGGGCTTCGGCGAAAATCTCTCGACGCTCGGATTGATGGAAGACGATGTCTGCATCGGCGATGTCTTTCGGCTCGGCGGCGTCATCCTTCAGATCAGCCAGGGACGTCAGCCGTGCTGGCGCCTCAACGCCCATTCGGGCTGGCCGGAGCTGGCGCGCCGCGTGCGGGCGACTGCACGTACAGGTTGGTATTATCGCGTTCTCCAGGCCGGGACCGTAGATCCCGGCAGCAGATTGGCTCTTGCCGAACGGCTCCAGCCGGATTGGAGTGTCGGCCGGGTGATGCGGGTAATGCTCGCGCATGAGATCGATCTCAACGAGCTTGCGGGCATCGCCGAGATTGCCGAGCTTAGCGAGGGGTGGAGGCAGACCTGCCGCAAGCGTATCGCGGCGAGGCGGCCTGAGGACTGGGGGAAACGTCTTGATGCACCGACATAG
- a CDS encoding lipid-A-disaccharide synthase N-terminal domain-containing protein, giving the protein MFERLSLWLHEVFVAGIDGWVLLGFVAQFMFMMRFVVQWIASERAKRSVLPVAFWFFSVGGGVLLLVYAVYRKDPVFIAGQALGLIIYARNLWLIFKEHKRRPA; this is encoded by the coding sequence ATGTTTGAACGTTTGTCTCTCTGGCTGCACGAGGTTTTCGTCGCCGGGATCGATGGCTGGGTGCTGCTCGGCTTCGTCGCGCAGTTCATGTTCATGATGCGCTTTGTCGTGCAGTGGATCGCCTCGGAGCGCGCCAAGCGCTCGGTTCTTCCCGTCGCCTTCTGGTTCTTCTCGGTCGGTGGCGGCGTCCTGCTGCTGGTCTACGCCGTCTATCGCAAGGATCCGGTGTTCATTGCCGGGCAGGCGCTCGGCCTCATCATCTATGCGCGCAATCTCTGGCTCATCTTCAAGGAGCATAAGCGGCGCCCGGCATGA
- a CDS encoding glycosyltransferase family 2 protein: MANSASALVSVVVPARNEAKNLETLIDEIHAALKPRAHEIIIVDDASTDETASVLVKKRQAGVPVRHIRHAKALGQSGAVRTGVWAAKGDVIATLDGDGQNNPAYFPALLDALERGGPQCGLAMGRRLKRTDGTLKKYASRFANAVRGGLLKDGAKDSGCGLKVVPADLFRRLPFFDGWHRFIPALVSREGFSAEWVEVVDRPRGHGTSNYGIFDRGLRGVLDLFGVWWIKKRFRGAAETTEVM, translated from the coding sequence ATGGCCAATTCCGCAAGCGCGCTCGTGTCCGTCGTTGTGCCGGCGCGCAATGAAGCGAAAAATCTCGAAACGCTGATCGACGAAATCCATGCCGCGCTCAAACCGCGCGCGCATGAGATCATCATCGTCGACGATGCCTCGACCGACGAGACCGCATCGGTGCTCGTGAAGAAGCGCCAGGCGGGGGTGCCGGTGCGCCATATCCGGCACGCCAAAGCGCTCGGCCAGTCCGGTGCGGTCCGCACCGGCGTGTGGGCGGCCAAAGGCGATGTCATCGCAACGCTCGACGGCGACGGCCAGAACAATCCGGCCTATTTCCCCGCGCTGCTGGACGCGCTCGAGCGCGGCGGCCCGCAATGCGGCCTTGCCATGGGCCGCAGGCTGAAGCGTACGGACGGCACGCTGAAGAAATATGCGTCGCGCTTTGCCAATGCGGTCCGCGGCGGTCTCTTGAAGGATGGTGCGAAGGACTCGGGCTGCGGTCTGAAGGTCGTGCCGGCCGATCTCTTCCGCCGTCTGCCGTTTTTCGACGGCTGGCACCGCTTCATTCCCGCGCTTGTCAGCCGCGAAGGCTTTTCCGCCGAATGGGTCGAGGTCGTCGATCGCCCGCGCGGCCACGGCACATCCAATTACGGCATTTTCGACCGCGGCCTCAGGGGCGTGCTCGATCTCTTCGGCGTGTGGTGGATCAAGAAGCGTTTCCGCGGCGCGGCCGAGACGACTGAGGTGATGTGA
- the mazG gene encoding nucleoside triphosphate pyrophosphohydrolase gives MTPSRDIARLIEIMAALRHPETGCAWDLKQNFSTIAPYTLEEAAEVADAIARGDLEDLREELGDLLLQVVFHARMAEEEGAFAFPDVVEAINEKLIRRHPHIFGETQNLTADEIKGIWDKIKAQEKAERAVRRGPEASNGLLSSVPAALPSLSRAVALQAKAGTVGFDWNSARLVLKKIREEADEVEEALDESASDEERLDEIGDLLFAVANLARHVKADPEIALRRANAKFERRFRFIEAELKKRGKTTAESNLAEMDALWNAAKLAEREA, from the coding sequence GTGACCCCGTCCCGCGACATTGCCCGCCTCATCGAGATCATGGCCGCCCTGCGCCATCCCGAGACCGGCTGCGCCTGGGACCTGAAGCAGAATTTTTCGACCATCGCGCCCTATACGCTCGAGGAGGCCGCGGAGGTTGCCGACGCCATTGCCCGGGGCGATCTTGAGGATCTGCGCGAGGAATTGGGCGATCTTCTCCTGCAGGTCGTCTTCCATGCCCGCATGGCGGAGGAAGAAGGCGCGTTCGCCTTTCCCGATGTCGTCGAGGCGATCAATGAAAAGCTGATCCGACGCCATCCGCATATTTTCGGTGAGACGCAAAATCTGACGGCCGACGAGATCAAAGGCATTTGGGACAAGATCAAGGCGCAGGAGAAAGCCGAACGCGCCGTGCGCCGCGGGCCCGAGGCCTCAAATGGTCTTCTGTCGTCCGTGCCCGCCGCCCTCCCCTCGCTGTCGCGCGCGGTGGCGCTGCAGGCGAAAGCGGGAACTGTCGGCTTTGACTGGAATTCAGCGCGCCTCGTTCTGAAGAAAATCCGCGAAGAAGCCGATGAGGTCGAAGAAGCGCTCGATGAGAGCGCGAGCGATGAAGAACGGCTCGACGAGATCGGCGATCTTCTGTTCGCGGTCGCAAATCTCGCGCGGCATGTGAAAGCCGATCCGGAAATTGCGCTGCGCCGCGCCAATGCGAAATTCGAACGCCGCTTCCGCTTCATCGAGGCAGAACTGAAAAAGCGCGGCAAGACAACAGCCGAGTCAAATCTCGCAGAGATGGATGCGCTCTGGAACGCGGCGAAACTCGCGGAGCGTGAGGCTTAA